A region from the Pseudomonas promysalinigenes genome encodes:
- a CDS encoding NADP-dependent glyceraldehyde-3-phosphate dehydrogenase: MDHLLDSLFPAAGDIPENWRLEGPLEQRDYLVNGELRHWSGPLATVRSPVWLKHADGERQVVLGSAPLLDADTALTALDAAVNAYDKGRGAWPNMRVAERIAHVETFLARMREQRTAVVKLLMWEIGKNLKDSEKEFDRTCDYIVDTINALKDLDRRSSRFELEQGTLGQIRRAPLGVALCMGPYNYPLNETFTTLIPALIMGNTVVFKPAKFGVLLIRPLLEAFRDSFPPGVINVIYGRGRETVSALMASGKVDVFAFIGTHKAASDLKKLHPRPHRLRAALGLDAKNPGIILPQVDLDNAVEEAVTGALSFNGQRCTALKILFVHEDVVEAFLDKFKRKLAALKPGMPWEPGVALTPLPEQGKVDYLDQLVADAKAKGAQVLNEAGGQSRGSFFYPALLYPVNSDMRVYHEEQFGPVVPVVPYRDLQTVIDYVLDSDYGQQLSLFGNDPATIGNLVDIFANQVGRINLNAQCQRGPDTYPFNGRKNSAEGTLSVDDALRVFSIRTLVATRFQAANKELISEIIRNRQSSFLTTDYIF, encoded by the coding sequence ATGGATCATCTGCTCGATTCGCTATTTCCTGCCGCCGGCGACATCCCTGAAAACTGGCGCCTGGAAGGGCCGTTGGAGCAACGCGACTATCTGGTCAATGGCGAGTTGCGCCATTGGAGCGGGCCTTTGGCCACCGTGCGCAGCCCAGTGTGGCTCAAGCATGCCGACGGCGAGCGCCAAGTGGTGCTCGGCAGTGCGCCATTGCTCGATGCCGACACCGCCCTCACTGCCCTGGACGCCGCCGTGAACGCCTACGACAAGGGCCGTGGTGCCTGGCCGAACATGCGGGTTGCCGAGCGTATTGCACACGTCGAGACCTTTCTGGCGCGCATGCGCGAGCAACGCACTGCAGTGGTCAAATTGCTGATGTGGGAGATCGGCAAGAACCTCAAGGACTCCGAGAAGGAGTTCGACCGCACCTGTGACTACATCGTCGATACCATCAATGCGCTCAAGGACCTCGACCGGCGCTCCAGCCGTTTCGAGCTCGAGCAAGGCACGTTGGGCCAGATCCGTCGCGCACCGCTGGGCGTGGCACTGTGCATGGGCCCTTACAACTACCCGCTCAACGAAACCTTCACCACGCTGATCCCTGCACTGATAATGGGCAACACGGTGGTGTTCAAACCGGCGAAATTCGGCGTTTTGCTGATCCGCCCTCTGCTGGAGGCGTTCCGCGACAGTTTCCCGCCAGGGGTGATCAATGTGATTTACGGCCGTGGCCGGGAAACGGTCAGTGCCCTGATGGCCAGTGGCAAGGTCGATGTGTTCGCCTTCATCGGCACCCACAAGGCTGCCAGCGACCTGAAAAAACTTCACCCACGGCCCCACCGTCTGCGGGCCGCCCTGGGCCTGGATGCGAAGAACCCCGGCATCATCCTGCCCCAGGTCGACCTGGACAATGCCGTCGAAGAGGCCGTGACCGGTGCGCTTTCATTCAATGGCCAACGTTGCACGGCGCTAAAGATACTGTTCGTGCACGAAGATGTGGTCGAAGCGTTCCTCGACAAGTTCAAGCGCAAGCTTGCCGCACTAAAGCCCGGCATGCCCTGGGAGCCTGGCGTTGCGCTGACACCGCTGCCGGAGCAAGGCAAAGTCGACTACCTCGATCAATTGGTGGCCGATGCCAAGGCCAAAGGCGCCCAGGTCCTCAACGAAGCTGGCGGGCAGAGCCGCGGTTCGTTCTTCTACCCCGCCCTGCTCTACCCGGTAAATAGCGACATGCGCGTGTACCACGAAGAGCAGTTCGGCCCGGTAGTACCCGTAGTCCCGTATCGTGACCTGCAGACGGTGATCGACTACGTGCTGGACTCCGACTACGGCCAACAGCTCAGCCTGTTCGGCAATGACCCGGCCACCATCGGCAACCTGGTCGATATATTCGCCAACCAGGTTGGCCGTATCAATCTCAATGCGCAGTGCCAGCGGGGCCCTGACACTTACCCGTTCAACGGTCGCAAAAACAGCGCCGAAGGCACGTTGTCGGTGGACGATGCCTTGCGGGTTTTCTCCATTCGGACGTTGGTCGCAACGCGCTTCCAAGCGGCCAATAAAGAACTGATCAGCGAGATCATTCGCAACCGCCAGTCAAGCTTCCTGACCACCGATTACATCTTCTAA
- a CDS encoding putative bifunctional diguanylate cyclase/phosphodiesterase, translated as MLRHTLSPLTPIGLLLTGIGVSMVFGHADIQRQSSPQATSLFHSPLFWFAMICSGLLSLFVARINRRQRQLQRRNCRLQRSQAQLERLAHYDTITGLPNRVLFQRQLAQATAQGHGLAVLLLDIDGFKQVNDSLGHAMGDLLLQQATARFVQELGGGDRVCRLGGDEFVFMLQGTQIQVSQQLRQLLRCLQRPFDLNGNTALVTGSIGIAWCPQHGEDVDSLLRHADTAMYAAKEGGRNAWRAYHPDMTARLHQRLELERNLRRALQENEFELWYQPKIDLFSGQLEGVEALLRWRDPEHGLIPPGEFIPLAERSGLIIPLGERVLDLACAQLAQWCAADCLPGPLAVNVAALQIERSDYVSSLAMALERYGLAPHLLEVEITESLLMESQQQACEALAQLQAMGVATAVDDFGTGYSSLAYLRSLPIDHLKIDRAFIKDLPDDDDAVAIARAIIDLGHALGYRITAEGIETQQQYDFLRNAGCDQGQGYLLGRPMPAAQLQRWMADNPRTARAPS; from the coding sequence TTGTTGCGTCATACGCTCAGTCCACTGACGCCAATCGGCCTATTGCTGACCGGTATCGGCGTGTCCATGGTATTTGGCCATGCAGATATCCAGCGCCAGAGCAGCCCCCAGGCTACTAGTCTGTTCCACTCACCGCTGTTCTGGTTCGCCATGATCTGCAGTGGCCTGCTCAGCCTGTTCGTTGCCCGGATCAACCGCAGGCAGCGCCAGCTGCAACGGCGTAATTGCCGACTGCAGCGCTCCCAGGCCCAGCTCGAACGCCTGGCGCACTACGACACCATCACCGGCTTGCCCAACCGGGTGCTGTTCCAGCGGCAATTGGCCCAGGCTACCGCTCAAGGCCATGGCCTGGCCGTGCTGCTACTGGATATAGACGGTTTCAAGCAGGTCAACGACAGCTTGGGGCATGCCATGGGCGATTTGCTCTTGCAGCAGGCCACCGCGCGTTTTGTGCAAGAGCTGGGCGGCGGCGACCGGGTTTGCCGTTTGGGTGGCGACGAATTCGTGTTCATGCTTCAAGGCACCCAGATACAGGTCAGCCAACAGCTACGCCAGCTGCTGCGGTGCCTGCAACGGCCATTCGACCTCAACGGCAATACCGCCCTGGTGACCGGCAGCATCGGCATAGCATGGTGCCCGCAGCATGGCGAAGATGTAGACAGCCTGCTGCGCCATGCCGACACCGCCATGTATGCCGCCAAGGAGGGCGGGCGCAACGCCTGGCGCGCTTACCACCCTGACATGACAGCGCGGCTGCACCAGCGCCTGGAACTGGAACGCAACTTGCGCCGGGCGTTGCAGGAGAACGAGTTCGAATTGTGGTACCAGCCCAAGATCGATCTTTTCAGTGGCCAGCTCGAAGGCGTCGAGGCCCTGCTGCGTTGGCGGGACCCAGAGCACGGGTTGATCCCGCCAGGGGAGTTCATTCCGCTGGCCGAGCGCAGTGGCCTGATCATCCCGCTGGGCGAGCGCGTCCTGGACCTGGCCTGTGCGCAGTTGGCCCAGTGGTGTGCCGCCGACTGCCTGCCCGGGCCCTTGGCGGTCAACGTGGCAGCGCTGCAGATCGAGCGAAGCGACTATGTTTCGAGCCTCGCCATGGCGCTTGAGCGTTATGGCCTGGCGCCGCATCTGCTGGAAGTGGAGATCACCGAGAGCCTATTGATGGAAAGCCAACAGCAGGCCTGTGAGGCGTTGGCTCAGCTGCAGGCGATGGGCGTGGCCACGGCGGTGGACGACTTCGGTACGGGCTATTCGTCGTTGGCCTACCTGCGTTCCTTGCCTATCGATCACCTGAAGATAGACCGGGCATTCATCAAGGATTTGCCAGATGACGATGATGCAGTGGCCATTGCACGGGCTATCATCGATCTCGGCCATGCATTGGGATACCGCATCACCGCCGAAGGTATCGAGACTCAGCAGCAGTATGACTTCCTGCGCAATGCCGGATGTGATCAAGGCCAGGGCTATTTGCTGGGTCGGCCGATGCCGGCCGCGCAGTTGCAGAGGTGGATGGCAGACAATCCTCGAACGGCGCGTGCGCCAAGTTGA
- a CDS encoding glycosyltransferase 61 family protein codes for MGTDISRFASSSALRRDRWTLAAYREVLRKRLGQQPGLELKSLAERSWDIAPGGSTVSPAAVFLPGQMERVTGWQEKEFFPYVHPGPTMQGGLTVTHGPTRGYLLKDVWLIDGALYKGKASQWLSLRQVSVPSVRVEHEVERAAIYCTHNGNSWFGTWLMEDCPTYALACNEGVPVTIAPSARFPLFTQAPAYEAWLGMQPLRLRTAFFRELVVFDDMSNNFSRYQRFRDMGHKLLAHVAHVPHPGVFILRGGDGELRMLRNELELAEHLRKVHGFKVVDPLKMQVPDIVAACAGARVVMGVEGSQLVHGVNVLQPGGVVFTLQPPNRFVSYYKFLTDRDGQHFAFVVGSPEGEGFTISIDEVERTLDMLPG; via the coding sequence ATGGGTACTGATATTTCCAGGTTCGCTTCATCGAGCGCTCTGCGCCGGGATCGGTGGACGCTGGCGGCATACCGCGAGGTGCTGCGCAAGCGGCTGGGTCAGCAACCGGGCCTTGAACTCAAAAGCCTGGCCGAAAGAAGCTGGGATATCGCCCCTGGTGGCAGCACGGTTTCGCCTGCGGCCGTGTTCCTGCCCGGCCAGATGGAGCGTGTAACAGGCTGGCAGGAAAAAGAGTTCTTCCCCTATGTACACCCAGGGCCGACCATGCAAGGCGGGCTCACAGTCACCCATGGCCCTACACGCGGCTACTTGCTCAAGGATGTATGGTTGATCGACGGGGCGCTTTACAAGGGCAAAGCCAGCCAGTGGTTGTCATTGCGGCAGGTCAGCGTCCCATCGGTCAGGGTCGAGCACGAGGTCGAGCGCGCGGCCATTTATTGCACTCACAACGGTAACAGTTGGTTCGGCACCTGGCTGATGGAGGACTGCCCGACCTATGCCTTGGCTTGCAATGAAGGTGTGCCGGTTACCATTGCACCGTCGGCGCGCTTTCCGCTGTTCACCCAGGCCCCTGCCTATGAGGCTTGGCTAGGGATGCAACCGCTGCGGCTGCGTACGGCGTTTTTCCGTGAGCTGGTGGTGTTTGACGACATGAGCAACAACTTCAGCCGCTACCAGCGCTTTCGCGACATGGGCCACAAATTGCTGGCTCACGTGGCCCATGTGCCGCACCCGGGGGTCTTCATTCTGCGTGGGGGCGACGGCGAGCTACGCATGTTGCGCAACGAACTGGAATTGGCTGAGCATCTGCGTAAGGTTCACGGTTTCAAGGTCGTGGACCCGCTGAAGATGCAGGTGCCGGACATCGTCGCAGCCTGTGCCGGCGCCCGCGTGGTGATGGGGGTAGAAGGTAGCCAGTTGGTGCATGGCGTCAATGTCCTGCAGCCAGGTGGCGTGGTGTTCACCTTGCAGCCGCCTAACCGTTTTGTCAGCTATTACAAATTCTTGACTGACCGTGATGGCCAACATTTCGCTTTCGTGGTCGGCAGCCCGGAAGGTGAGGGGTTCACCATCAGTATCGATGAAGTGGAGCGAACGCTCGACATGCTACCGGGTTGA
- the eppA gene encoding EPS-associated small membrane protein EppA — protein MRSTLFIKSIFLLVLMSGAARAADSYMSQTNIVPLATAAWLFGVAIVGFVAVANRRKV, from the coding sequence ATGCGCTCGACTCTGTTCATCAAATCGATTTTTCTCTTGGTGTTAATGAGTGGTGCAGCGCGAGCCGCAGACTCATATATGAGCCAAACCAATATAGTACCGCTTGCCACAGCAGCCTGGCTATTCGGGGTCGCCATCGTCGGTTTCGTGGCTGTGGCAAACCGACGGAAAGTCTAG